The DNA sequence TAAATTTCAATACATATGCCTGTGTCTGAATAACAGGATGAGGAAATTTAATGGTAAAGTCATAGTTCAAATCAGGAGAAGGAGAAAGTTTTACATATTTTTCCCCTTCTTTTATCTCTACTTCTTTTTTAATCATCATTACTTTTTTTGGAATATCGAGTTCCTGTATACCCGCTTCATCCAAAAGCATACAAAAACTTGCACTGCTCCCGTCCATCACGGGTACTTCATCCGCATCAACAACAACACGAAGATTGTCAATGCCATATGCATATACCGCGGACAAAAGATGTTCTATTGTAGAAATAACATAATTGTCTTTGCCTATAACTGTCGCCATTTTCGTATCAACAACATTCGCAGGAACCAAGGGAATAGAAACATCCACATCACTTCTATAGAACACAATACCGCTGTTTGACTCCAAAGGTTCTAATCGTAAGCGCACAGGAGAACCTTTATGCAAGCCTATCCCGACAAGCTCCACACTTTTTTTGATTGTTGTTTGATACATCTGTTATCCTTTATTTGCCGTCAATGATTTTTTTAGCACTCTTAATAATATCATTAATATTAAGTTTTATCCACTTTTTGTCCATCCACTCTTGAGGACGGACTTCTATACCTTGCACCAATACACCAAAATGTAAATGATCTCCCATCGCATAACCGGTTTTTCCTGTTTTTGCAATAACACTGTTTGGTGCTACCTCATCACCCGCGGAGACCTCCAGACTTGAGCAGTGTCCGTAGAGAGTATAAAGCCCCAATCCGTGTGCAATAACAGGTGAATTCCCATACAGTCCGTTATAATCTGCAAATACTACATTCCCGCCGTTTTGAGTACGTACAGGAGCCATTGCATGACTGGCCATATCTAAACCCAAATGGTAGGCTTCGCTGATAAACCGACCTTTATAGTAGTATTTTCTATGATCTCCAAAGTATGCCACAACCTTTCCGTTTTTCAAAGGATACATTTTTTTAATTTTAAAATCACTGATCATTTCCTGTGGAACATCTGACGTGAGTTTATGTATCAACGCCTCATTTTTTTCTCGTATATTTTCATTAATAATTTTAAATCTTTCCAGAGGATCCTCTACTCCCTGAGTCTCATCAAATTCTTCAGCCAGTTCGGCAATTTTTCCGTTTAAAAACTTATCGGAAATTGTAATTTTTGAAAGCCTGTATGTTTTGTTTTTCAAATAAAGCGGAACATAGGTTTTTCTTACATTTCCCGCAGAATCTTTTGCTACAACTGTTGCTTTGAAACCTTCATCCTGCACAGGCCAGGCAAGCAAAGCTATATAATATCCCTCTTTATAAAAAGGTTCTACCTTAAAATGTTTATTGTGATTTGATTTTATGTACAACTCTTTTAAGTTTTCATCTTCCGCTTTAAAAATCACAAGGGCCGCACCTCCCCGGGATATTTTATACGAATTGTTCACAATGTTTACCTGCGGTCTTTTTTTGTCAATTCTCAGTTTAAAAGATTTTACCGCCGTATTGCCATTTAAAAAATTCCATTTACTCGCATCCTGTGCCTGTACAATAATTTCAATATTTTTGTCTTTGATTGCTGAAGCACCTCTTGGCGGTTCCAATTTCAAACTAACTGCTTTTTCGGGATACAGCAGTTGATTGTATAACAACTCACTCTCACCATTTTTGGTTCGTAAAATAACTTTATATGATTTAATACCGCTCTCATCTTCTATCTGTAACGGCAATGGCTTCTTGAGATTCCAGTAACCATTTGTCTGCAGTGTAATTACAGGGGCATTTCTTTCAAACATTGCAGAAAAATAGACATATGCTCCTGCGCCTATAAGAAGGGCCGTTATAAAAAATCCGCCAACCGAAGATCTGTTTTTTTTGTTTCTCAAATTATATTTCCTTAATTGATTTTAATATTTTGTTATTTTCGTCACTTTTATAAAGCCTGACTTCTTTTACATGTACTGTTTTCAATACTTCTTTCATTATTTCTTCTGCATCTTTCAACCTTGCACCGCTTGATTTTAAATCTTCATCTGAGACATACATATTCATAACCTGCGCATTATCACTCTGCAGCATCTTTTTATACAGTATAGATTTCAAACGAAACAATGACAAGGGTTCTCTTCTTTGTAAAAACTCTTTACATGTAAACTGATCAGCTTTCAGTTCTATAAGCTCAGCAGCCACAGCAAAAGCTGTACCCGTGCATTTTGCATTTGAAAATCCCTGTGTAAATTCCAAAAGAGCCCCAAACAGTGCTGTTGCCATTTTTGGATTGATAGAAACACCTTCTTGTTTTAATGCAAAATAGAGTTCTGTTGCATCAGGTTTTGCTTCTATTATGCAGTCTGCCTGCTTTGGTACAGTTTCACGTACGCGGGTAAA is a window from the Sulfurimonas hydrogeniphila genome containing:
- the lpxC gene encoding UDP-3-O-acyl-N-acetylglucosamine deacetylase codes for the protein MYQTTIKKSVELVGIGLHKGSPVRLRLEPLESNSGIVFYRSDVDVSIPLVPANVVDTKMATVIGKDNYVISTIEHLLSAVYAYGIDNLRVVVDADEVPVMDGSSASFCMLLDEAGIQELDIPKKVMMIKKEVEIKEGEKYVKLSPSPDLNYDFTIKFPHPVIQTQAYVLKFTKESYKNEIARARTFGFLHEVQYLRSKGLALGGSLENAVVLDDKKILNPEGLRFSDEFVRHKILDAIGDMSLIGMNFIGNYEALAGSHDLNHKLTLALLKDADNYEVVELVGEKTRELEKAYA
- a CDS encoding M23 family metallopeptidase — protein: MRNKKNRSSVGGFFITALLIGAGAYVYFSAMFERNAPVITLQTNGYWNLKKPLPLQIEDESGIKSYKVILRTKNGESELLYNQLLYPEKAVSLKLEPPRGASAIKDKNIEIIVQAQDASKWNFLNGNTAVKSFKLRIDKKRPQVNIVNNSYKISRGGAALVIFKAEDENLKELYIKSNHNKHFKVEPFYKEGYYIALLAWPVQDEGFKATVVAKDSAGNVRKTYVPLYLKNKTYRLSKITISDKFLNGKIAELAEEFDETQGVEDPLERFKIINENIREKNEALIHKLTSDVPQEMISDFKIKKMYPLKNGKVVAYFGDHRKYYYKGRFISEAYHLGLDMASHAMAPVRTQNGGNVVFADYNGLYGNSPVIAHGLGLYTLYGHCSSLEVSAGDEVAPNSVIAKTGKTGYAMGDHLHFGVLVQGIEVRPQEWMDKKWIKLNINDIIKSAKKIIDGK
- a CDS encoding DHH family phosphoesterase, whose product is MRAFDDIKNAKHIVIQTDNLSFANANALYSYVLTLHKKVSLVAIEQIDEKFSFLPWFTRVRETVPKQADCIIEAKPDATELYFALKQEGVSINPKMATALFGALLEFTQGFSNAKCTGTAFAVAAELIELKADQFTCKEFLQRREPLSLFRLKSILYKKMLQSDNAQVMNMYVSDEDLKSSGARLKDAEEIMKEVLKTVHVKEVRLYKSDENNKILKSIKEI